One part of the Dermacentor silvarum isolate Dsil-2018 chromosome 6, BIME_Dsil_1.4, whole genome shotgun sequence genome encodes these proteins:
- the LOC119456418 gene encoding uncharacterized protein LOC119456418, with protein sequence MSTLNLILLICGVCNVRAMGGMRETGVYLTVSSFNDHGILAFFELNWYGIPHRYIGLVSAMLSTRNPPQSPSDILARQAIRKPTETYTTRIRAPDFNVTTLMKGKCLGYWALVMETSADVKSSRPAKVLYSSCFTPQPRWMRENCGALSTIKLTDMLIPGTHNAGMYKAGYTHPHEQLIFDQDQTVSQQLAYGIRGLDLRVQYCNGDYYITHDIIRGQPTVRQVLRDVRKFVELTGELVLLDFHRFPKGFEQQRKVATTRHDKLVDVIVTELKAVLLKRSDYLKTMGEIFGGCRNEGRTPGHVIVFYNSRDYHGPYQEYLGPGVCQKWPNAQSKEALMEYLKTKACVRGVGYMVAIMAELTPKFPKFVVSTRKLAEWINHDITKLFRCQQQKYSGIIATDFFLGNGLIEVAIEANLLRGRQMLSNEYFGKGKK encoded by the coding sequence GAATGCGAGAAACTGGCGTCTACTTGACAGTATCATCATTCAATGACCATGGGATTCTTGCCTTTTTCGAGCTGAACTGGTACGGCATACCACACAGATACATCGGACTTGTATCTGCCATGCTGTCAACAAGGAATCCGCCACAAAGCCCTTCCGATATTCTCGCCCGCCAGGCTATCAGAAAACCTACCGAAACGTACACTACACGTATTCGAGCACCGGATTTCAACGTCACCACTTTGATGAAAGGAAAGTGCCTCGGGTACTGGGCGCTTGTAATGGAAACATCGGCAGATGTCAAATCGTCGAGACCAGCGAAAGTGCTGTATTCATCGTGCTTCACTCCTCAGCCTCGATGGATGCGAGAGAACTGCGGTGCATTGTCTACGATCAAGCTAACCGATATGCTCATCCCCGGAACACACAATGCCGGAATGTACAAGGCAGGGTACACGCACCCACATGAACAGTTGATATTTGACCAAGATCAAACCGTCTCGCAACAGCTCGCGTACGGTATTCGTGGCCTAGATTTGAGGGTGCAGTATTGCAACGGCGACTATTATATTACCCACGACATTATACGAGGGCAACCGACTGTACGGCAAGTTCTCAGAGATGTTCGTAAGTTCGTGGAGCTAACGGGCGAATTGGTGCTCTTAGATTTCCACAGGTTCCCGAAAGGCTTCGAGCAGCAGCGCAAGGTCGCCACCACGCGACACGATAAACTTGTGGATGTCATTGTTACGGAACTGAAGGCTGTGCTTCTGAAGAGGTCCGACTACTTGAAGACAATGGGTGAAATATTTGGAGGGTGTAGAAATGAAGGGAGAACGCCGGGCCATGTCATAGTATTTTACAATTCCAGAGACTACCATGGACCTTATCAGGAGTACTTGGGTCCCGGGGTCTGCCAGAAGTGGCCTAACGCGCAATCCAAGGAGGCGCTGATGGAGTACCTAAAAACGAAGGCATGTGTACGCGGCGTGGGTTATATGGTTGCTATAATGGCGGAACTCACACCCAAGTTTCCAAAATTTGTTGTTAGCACACGCAAATTGGCAGAGTGGATCAATCACGACATAACAAAGCTTTTCAGGTGCCAGCAGCAGAAGTACTCTGGCATTATTGCGACAGATTTTTTTCTTGGGAACGGTCTAATTGAAGTTGCAATTGAAGCCAATCTGTTGAGAGGACGCCAAATGCTATCGAATGAATATTTTGGTAAAGGTAAGAAATGA